From Deltaproteobacteria bacterium:
ACCCTAAACTTAGGTGAGGAGAATAATCCCCAAAATGAGTACTATTGCACAACAATACTAGAAGGGTCGATGAGGCCCATTAACTCTGGGGCGCGGGGGGATTGCATTTTTTCTAAGGCTGAATAATGTTTTTTGGCCTTGCCCAAATCGCCTATTTGCACATACACCCGGCCGGCTTCAAAATGGGCCTCTGCGGATTGTTTATTTTGGCTCGTTGCCTGTTCATATTCACTGGCGGCCAACTCAAGCATTTTGCGTTTGGCATAGGTTCGCGCTAAATAAAAATGGGCCTCCCACTGATTAGCATTGATCGATAAACTTTTTAGTAACGACTCTTGAGCTACTTGATAAAGTTCGCGGCTATAATAAGCTTTGCCCAATTCAGCATGAATGGCCGCATTCATCGGTTGGTTTTTAAGCGCCTGAAAAAGAATATCAATCGCCTTGTCGTATTTGCCGGCCTGATTAAAGCTTTGAGCTTGTTGAAGGTAGGGGTTGGCCGTTTGGGGCCAGGCCGGCTGAACACAACAGAACAGAAAGAAGAAGATAAAATGGAAGATTCTTCGCTTCGCTCTGAATGACATAATCATTTCCTATAGCAATACCAAGTCATCGCGATGAATTATTTCATCGGAATATTTATACCCCAAACAATTTTGAATTTCACTGGTTTTGCAACCTTTGAGCTTGGCCACTTCTTCCGACGAATAGCTGGTTAAACCGCGGGCAAAGGGGCCCTCGCCCGCCACTGTAATTTCGACACAATCACCAATTTGAAAATTCCCCGTAATGGCCTTAATGCCCGATGGCAATAACGACTTGCCCTGTTTTAATAAAACAAGCTTGGCTCCTTCATCAACAACCAGAGTTCCCGCTACAGATCCCATGTAAGCAATCCAATGTTTGCGAGCCGCCACACGATCGGCCCCTGCCTTGGGTAATATTAAAGTACCCACATCTTCTTTTAATAAAATTTTATGGAGCACTTCTGGATCGTTGCCACTTGCAATCACGGTAGGAACGCCAAAGTGACAGGCCTTCACCGCGGCTTCTAATTTGGTTTGCATGCCCCCCGTAGAACCAACCCTTAAAGTGCCACTGGCATAACTAAAAGCGGTTTCACTCAATTCTTCTAAAACAGAAATTCGGCTGGCCTTTGCATCTACCCGTGGATCGGAAGTATAAAGCCCGTCGATATCGGTTAAAATAACCAACAAATCCGCTTCGACTAAATTGGTCACCAAGGCCGACAAATTATCGTTGTCACCAAATTTTATTTCTTCTACCGAAACCGTGTCGTTTTCGTTGATGATGGGGATAAGCTGATACTTTAATAATTGGGTAATCGTGTGGCGTGCATTCAAAAAACGATAGCGATCGGCTAAGTCATCCCGATCTAGCAAAATTTGGGCTACTTTTATTTGATGCTTAGCAAAGGCCTTTTCATATTCTCGCATCATGGTGATTTGGCCCGCAGCCGCAATGGCCTGCTTTTGATGAATTTGCACCGGCACTTTTTTGAGCCCCAGCAAATCGAGCCCGGCCGCAATGGCCCCTGAAGAAACTAATACGATTTGATATTTTTTTTCGACTAGCGCTGCCACTTGTTTGACAATGCGCTTAAAATGAGCACTCTTGATTTTACCCTGAGCGTCGGTTAGCAAAGAACTGCCTATTTTTATAACGATTCGTTTACGATTTTTTAAGATGTTACGCATATTATAAATGATGTCATTCCAAGCTACATTATTGTCATATATGGATCCCGGGTCTAGCCCGGGATGACGCAACACCGTCATGCCGGACCTGATCCGGCATCCATTCATTCATATATGGATCCCGGCTCAAGGCCGGGATGACGTAATGTCGTCATGCCGGGCTTGACCCGGCATCCATCTGATGACGTAGACACCTTGCCAACTCCTTCACCAACTCCTTGCACCCCTCACCCGTAACGGCGCTAATTTTAAAAACCTTAAATCCTTTTCTAGAAAAAAGCGAATAGGTTTTTTTAAGTTTTTTGGCATCTTGCACGGCATCAATTTTGGTCAACACCACCCAACAAACTCTTTCTTTAAACTTTTCACTAAACTCATAAAGCTCGTGCTGGATTTTTTGAAAAGATTCCCAGGGTTGAGGATTTTCTGGATCGTTGATATCGATCAAATGAAGAAAAATTTTAGTGCGTTCAATATGTTTTAAAAATTGAATGCCCATGCCCACCCCATGACTGGCCCCTTCTAACAACCCCGGGATATCGGCAATCGTAAAGCTATGTTTTTGGCCCACGCGAGCCACCCCTAATTGTGGCACCAAGGTGGTAAAAGGATAATCGGCAATCTTGGGGCGAGCGGCCGTGACTGCCGCTAAAAATGTTGATTTGCCGGCATTGGGCCTGCCCACCAAACCCACATCGGCCAATAGCTTAAGTTCTAATTTGAGATGCCGCTCTTCACCTTTAACACCTTCTTCACAACGGCGCGGGGCTCGATTGGTGGAGGTGGCAAAATGCATGTTGCCTCGACCACCACGACCACCAACGGCTGCGGTTATTTTCAATTGATGTTGATGAATGTCGGCTAATAAGAGCTGCGTTTCGACATCATACACCAAGGTCCCCACCGGAACTTTAATTTCTAAATCACGACCTGATTTGCCGTGCATGTCGCTACCCTTACCATGCTCACCACGCCCGGCTTTAAAAACAGCCGTGTAATGAAAATCCATGAGGGTATTTTTATTTTCATCACCTACGATAAATACACTACCACCATCACCACCGTCGCCCCCATTGGGGCCACCCCGCGGCACATATTTTTCGCGACGAAACGCCACACAACCGTTGCCGCCGTCGCCTGCGACTACGTGAATTTTGGCTTCATCTATGAATTTCATATATGGATCCTCCGGTCATGCCGGAGGATGACAGGAACATTAAATAGGATAGACGCTCACGCGTTTACGTTTTTGATCGAGGTGCTCAAATTTTACAATGCCATCGATGAGCGAATAGATGGTCCAATCGCGCCCTAGGCCCACATTTTTACCAGCGTGAATTTTGCTGCCCACCTGGCGAATAATAATATTACCTGGCACCACATGCTCGCCACCATAACGTTTAACGCCTCGCCGTTGCCCATTGGAATCACGACCGTTGCGAGAAGAACCACCTGCTTTTTTATGCGCCATAAGAAACCTCTTAACTCAAGATTGCTTTGTCGTTTCACTCCTCGCAATGACATCCCATCTGTCATATATGGATCCCGGGTCAAGCCCGGGATGACGCAATATCGTCATGCCGGGCTTGATCCGGCATCCATTCATTCATTGCGAGCGTCTGCGAAGCAATCTCAACTCACAATTTTTTTAATCAACACTTCGGTATATTTTTGCCGATGCCCTTGCTTTTTCTGATAACCTTTACGTTTTTTCTTTTTGAAAATAATAATTTTTTTATCTTTTATATCAGCGACGATTTCGCCACTCACACTCGCCTTTTCCAAAATGGGTTTGCCCACTTGGATCGTTTCTCCACCAATCATCAGCACTCGGGTAAAAGTGATGGCCTGCCCTGGCACCCCTGGC
This genomic window contains:
- a CDS encoding tetratricopeptide repeat protein, whose translation is MSFRAKRRIFHFIFFFLFCCVQPAWPQTANPYLQQAQSFNQAGKYDKAIDILFQALKNQPMNAAIHAELGKAYYSRELYQVAQESLLKSLSINANQWEAHFYLARTYAKRKMLELAASEYEQATSQNKQSAEAHFEAGRVYVQIGDLGKAKKHYSALEKMQSPRAPELMGLIDPSSIVVQ
- the proB gene encoding glutamate 5-kinase, translated to MRNILKNRKRIVIKIGSSLLTDAQGKIKSAHFKRIVKQVAALVEKKYQIVLVSSGAIAAGLDLLGLKKVPVQIHQKQAIAAAGQITMMREYEKAFAKHQIKVAQILLDRDDLADRYRFLNARHTITQLLKYQLIPIINENDTVSVEEIKFGDNDNLSALVTNLVEADLLVILTDIDGLYTSDPRVDAKASRISVLEELSETAFSYASGTLRVGSTGGMQTKLEAAVKACHFGVPTVIASGNDPEVLHKILLKEDVGTLILPKAGADRVAARKHWIAYMGSVAGTLVVDEGAKLVLLKQGKSLLPSGIKAITGNFQIGDCVEITVAGEGPFARGLTSYSSEEVAKLKGCKTSEIQNCLGYKYSDEIIHRDDLVLL
- the obgE gene encoding GTPase ObgE — encoded protein: MKFIDEAKIHVVAGDGGNGCVAFRREKYVPRGGPNGGDGGDGGSVFIVGDENKNTLMDFHYTAVFKAGRGEHGKGSDMHGKSGRDLEIKVPVGTLVYDVETQLLLADIHQHQLKITAAVGGRGGRGNMHFATSTNRAPRRCEEGVKGEERHLKLELKLLADVGLVGRPNAGKSTFLAAVTAARPKIADYPFTTLVPQLGVARVGQKHSFTIADIPGLLEGASHGVGMGIQFLKHIERTKIFLHLIDINDPENPQPWESFQKIQHELYEFSEKFKERVCWVVLTKIDAVQDAKKLKKTYSLFSRKGFKVFKISAVTGEGCKELVKELARCLRHQMDAGSSPA
- the rpmA gene encoding 50S ribosomal protein L27, with protein sequence MAHKKAGGSSRNGRDSNGQRRGVKRYGGEHVVPGNIIIRQVGSKIHAGKNVGLGRDWTIYSLIDGIVKFEHLDQKRKRVSVYPI
- the rplU gene encoding 50S ribosomal protein L21; the protein is MYAIIETSGKQYKVSEGEKLWVDKVPGVPGQAITFTRVLMIGGETIQVGKPILEKASVSGEIVADIKDKKIIIFKKKKRKGYQKKQGHRQKYTEVLIKKIVS